The DNA segment CATTATTAATATCTTctacttttagaaaataataatatttcacaaAACCAAGAGGActcaaaataattatcattttttattgaaCACACCAAAATAAAGAGTGCTCCCACttaaaaatacaagaaacatttaatttttgttattaattatgaaaactATAAACAAATGGAACAACATGTACGTTGTTTGCTCCGTAACACATTTGCAAGGTTATGTGTATTGAAGTTCCCTAATACTCATCTCTTATTTACATTTGTTTATAGTCTTGTATTATGTAAATCTACATAGTTCATTATTCTTGactataacataatttattattcattatgtACTCATGTTTAAAGAATTGAAGTTTAATTTCCAATTCCGGAAagacataaatattttttttatttatattataaaatgtgttATGAAAGagtattattgtaaaaaaaaaaaaccttaaatactccaattttcaatttgttcttgaaataaaaggttttaagttttctttaatttttttgtaataaaaaacataatatatatatatatatatatatatatatatatatatatattgtatttaacttttaatattttatgcacaaattaaaattagtggtttagaaatttagaattttaaaacataaagagTGAAACACAACTAAAATTGTGAAAATCAAGTAgatcaatttatatattcaaaagaatatttaaatttaaatttgaacaattaaccgatttaattaattaattatataaattaaattaaaatatcatttcatttaatttatatttatgtattgaattaagatttttaattgaagttaattttaaaataaaaaatacaaattataatattcattggtacaaaaatcaatttgatttatttgattttaattccgTGAACTGAttctttaaattagttatttatggatgaaggaaaagaaacaaattttaaagaaaacaagagagaagagaaaaaagtcAACttgaaaatggaaagaaaaataaataaataaagaggcaattcctatataaaaaatagattactTTAGAACACATTTAAGATATTTAAGATATATAGGATATATTTAGACtttcaaaatatgaaagaaagaaaggtttAAATGTAAACCTAATATATTGATAagtttaattagaaaaatttaagttaaaaccaaaatgaaaatggaTGTGCATggattttttcacaaaaattcaGCAAATATGATCTAccttcaaaaaatataaatagcaCAGAAGTTCATATTCaatatgtatattttgaaaCCACTATgatcttatatattaaaatcaactgaaaaataaccaaaaacatAGTGAATAAGTAttagataaacaaaaatataaaatgaaaatgaatatatagaatgaacacaatttattattattaaaataaaataaattaaaaattaaaagtaaaaacatataaaatatattttaataaatctataaatagaaaatacCTAGTCATCTTAATTGCACTCTTTAATTGTGCTACAAAATTTtactattcttttttaatttattgattctctttctcaaactttaaatttctaccatttcttttcctttattctttttaataatataaaagaatgtCACTTTCTATCATTTCGTTTCCTTTCTTCCATCATCGTCCACTCGTTCAAAGGTTTAATGAACATAAAGCTAACCATCACCATAGTTCTTCTTTTTGAAATATAccattaataactttttttctcttgtataatatatcttattaatCTGTATAtatcctttttattctttttaaaattaattgaaatattaaaaatttatcttttactaATACTTCACCAATCACTAGTTAATTATTAGTATGATTGAGaacaattaatattaagatcctgaaacattaattaaacatgGTTAGTGATAATAGTGAAAttaaagctttgaattttcatcaTCAGATGGTCTGCTATTGCTGCACAGATTCCAGGAAGAACagacaatgaaataaaaaactacTGGAACACCAACCTCAAGAAACGATTTGAACAAGACAGAGCCACAGAATCTCAAGTTTCAAACTCATGTGAACGatcctcaacaacaacaacaactgaAGCAAGTGCAAATACATTTTCCCAGCATTCATCATCCTCTGCAACAAGCGCAGAATTTAACACTGTAACCATCAACGAAAATCTGGATCTGCAAGATGAATTTTCCTTTTGGGACGCTGACACAGATCTTGTGAGTGCCAATTTCTGGTTAGAGCCATATATACATGATATTTCATACGCAGCTACTGAACCTGAGTTCTTCACTTTTGATGCACAACTTTGGAGCCATGATAACTGACATCTGTGCACACTTTATTACCTTATTCTGCTGCTCATTATTAaatgtttgtaattttataattactgtttcattaatgttaatatatttttggctTTAATTTATTTCTCGTTATGcatatgtattatatttttcgtggattataatttttgtattttatttgtaagattttatgtgaacaaagaaaataaaaaatgtctcattgcaactaaaaataaatatctaattaaaaaagaagaaaaacaaaaatataaattataaaagtgacaatatcttatatataatagttttatctcgattaatttaaaatggaaacatttacattttataatgattaaaaaaacaacatttatctAAAACTACACTTTTAAGgattatttgttttgatttaaaataatcatttcaaaagtggtaagattaagaaaaagggaaatttttagattagttaaaaaaaatatttttagatttgttaaaaagaatttagtttttaaatcatattttccaACACACTATCTTTTAAACAAAGCATAGTTCTCCTTACCctagatttcaaaataaaaaagaaaaggtgaacACATTGCTTTTACAatgtttattgaaattttaatttggttagctcattttaaattatctttattttttaaaatataatacaatttaacCATTCCTTTAATacaatttgtatttttagattagttaaatttggttttaattgatagaaaaatgaaattgttctaattttaaaataaaattaaaatttaattggaataaaatataaataaaataattaaattgtggATTTTCAcgttaacatttttataattaactttttattttaatccagTTTTTAGCTAAAGACACGGGTGAAGAGTTATCGCTGCCGAGAATTCCCTAATAGAAACACAATTAGGAAATAGGTATTGGATTCTCTTTTTTCTCCTCTCTGCTTTCTCATACACTCAAATTCATtgtaattcttttctcaagtatCAGATAGCTGATAACATTGCATGTGTAATAAACTTTCTTAGAATATAAACAAAGGAGGAATGAAAACTATACTTCTTTGTTTAAGGAAAGATATTAGGATATAAACAAAGTCTTACATAGGATAAAATAAGAGACAAATATGGATTTATATACATTTAGATACCTTCATTGGTAAGAGGCATTTTAGGAtgatagaaaaacaaatatgtgaGGATTTGACCCACAACAGATTGCATTATTAATCATTCTAATGTGTTTTACCATGAACTTTTGATTTTGTATTAGAAATAACTTGATGCATTTTcccttttaaaaaagtaaaatttaaattatattttatcgtTGATAGCGGTTAGTTATAACTGAGATCAAGGTTATCAAACTcgcgagtttacgtaaactcgtgagagttgagtaaactcgactcgtaaactcgttagagtttacttcagatgaaaaatactatataaaataaatatataactttaaataaataaaagttatagatatattgttcataaaaataaatattgtaaaacataaatacttggattattgtcattaattttgatgcatttcattaaatatataataaaaaagaccAAACGAccttgttttttcttaatttttccccCTTTCAAGCTCATAGAATCGCTCCAAACTCGTGTAAGCGATTCTACACGATTCTAccgatttcacaattaattctaCCAGAATTTACGCAGAAAAGAGTttacttccgagttaactcggaagccaTGTCTGGgaacgtaaactcgtaagagtgtaagagttaactcgagagtttgataaccatgacTGAGATTATTAACATAAGCATAAGTACATTAGTTTACACTAAGCAGTgcataaataaactaaataatccTTTCGATGGCTACTTATATGTATTATCAATAAAACTCTCAGTGGAGAAGTCATATAATGGTTATAGACTGCATTGCACCGTCTGAGTCTTAAGAAACTTCTTACTCCTTTctaatttagttcttcaaccaATCCTTCATAACCAAACAAAATTAACGAATTCAAATACAAGATATGctagaaattgaaaataaacttaaaataatattttatcaaaactaaactataaacaaacataattaaagttaaaactACAAAAACTAAACTACAAACAAACATTACTAAAGTTAAAACTACAAAAGATGAATGATGtgtctgtgtttttttttattaattactattttaaaaaattcgtTTTgcttaattactttattttaatgttttttaattgattattactaGTATAGAAAATGCCTTTAACGTCATCCTTTAGACATaaaaaatgaccggtggcattttttgtaaataaaacaactatttagaCGTCGATTATGAGGGGGGCCGACTTCTAAAgtcatttagacgtctgttgtgggagaaccgacgtctatagacgtctgttatgacatgaaccgacttctaaatactcagtctggaaatttaaaaagtcactttttgactccatttagacgtctgatcctgCCACTCTGACTTCTAAAGGACTTTAGACATCTGTTGTGGGgggaactgacgtctatagacgtctgttatgacgagaaccgacttctaaatactcaatccaaaattttaaaaagtcacCTTTTCACTCCATTAATTAGACGTTTGATTCCGCCACTCTgacttctaaagccatttagacgtctgtagAGGGGTGGGGGTGGGGATCCGACATCTAAAGACTTAgcctagaaatttaaaaagttacttttttactccatttagacgtctgatcccgtcATTCCGATATCAATTATTCTAAAACCAGATTTAGAAAGTtcactattatatatatatatatatatatatatatatataatatagagaAAGAATTTGTAACATTTCACACTTATAAGTTATCTTTcgaattatttaattattattaaatagtataaatatgtAGTATTTTGAAATtcctaaaatattttgttaggtgaaacaatatcaaataattatataatacacATACCTAATAAATGTGAGAAATCAAATCCATCGTTTCAATTGAATTTCAACAAAATGTATTAATGGGGatgtaatttattaatatagttaGCCATCccacatttgaaaaaaaatacatatggTGGAATGAAAGGGACaaagaattatttaattattattaaatagtataaatatgtattattttgaaattcctAAAATATTCTGTTAGGtgaaacaatatcaaataattatataatacacATACCCAATAAATGTGAGAAATTAAATCCATAATTTCAATTGAATTTCCACAAAATGTATTAATGAGTATGTAACTTATTAATATAGTTAGCCATCCcacatttgaaaataaaatacatatggAGGAATGAAAGGGACAAAGACCggtcaaatttattatttctatatttatttgtttaaaattattttaaaaaatggttttaattttattttattagtataagAAAACTATTTAACATTGACGAACAGAATAgcaataatttgttattaattcaaattcattaaaatattgtcaaaaatctataaatatgatgacaaattttatcaatgaatgataaaaataaattaattgttttacttttttaaatttagctCATGGTGTTAAGTTTGTCCacctctttaaaaaatttcaattacgATTAAACTTGATTTAAATGTATTACTttcatccaaaaataaataaaatttgtctcaatcaaatttctttcattaaataattaaataaatagaaacagcattaactttctttttctttctttcctttactTTTCTGAACACAACactttgataaaaatgactagtTTTCATTTAAGTCACTCTGTAAAACAACACCACtcttaattcatttatttaatgttttctcttttagatGAAGTGGGACCCACATGGTTATACATTCAAACCAAAATACCCAAACAAGGAACAAATTTCCTTGTCGTTGACCAAAATTCTTTGAAATGAAGTGTAACTATGAAGAAATTTTGCgaaagaaaaacaaaccctTTTGTGGGACCCGCCCCccaatatatattttcaaataagaaAACTCCATATCTGATCCACCTTTGAATCATGGATTGACATATATAAATCCAAAGAATCAGATCTTTGTGGTTTCAAAAATGATACGTGGAAttattgagagaaaaaaaaaagtttctttttcccTAAAAAGGTTTCTTAGCCGCCGATATCTTGTTTCATGATTTTTGTTCCAACTATAAAACCCcacattattaatatataatttatatatatatatatatatatatatatatatatatatatattataatatattttatgtattaagtttatatattttaggtttaatagatTCGGTTCTTATATTTGGGGATTTGTTTTAATTGGGTCTTCCAATTTTGGAAATGATCAATTAGATCCCTAATTTggtcaatttgattcaatcaCAGCCTTTCCGTTAAATTCACTTAATGGacgaaaatttatttaatacgTGGCAAACTAAGCATCCAGGTGGCACGAGATTATgacatttttaattgttaaatatattaataaatgaaaatataattaaaaattattaaacatattaaattattaaaattaaaataggggTTCTGCCATTCTTCACCCCTTTGCATTCTCTGAGACCCAAGTCTCTTCTCCAAACTGCAAACCCGGGAGGGAGGGGTTTACCTCTGTCACGTGTCACAACCACCACCGAACCAGCAACCGTGAGCCATGGTCTAAAACGTCACCGGTGACGACGCAAGCTGCCGAAGCCATCGCCGGCCACGGCACCAAGCTCCCATTCTCCTATTCGAACGAGAGAGGCCTTCTTGTTTGTAAACGACACTGGTGGTTCGTCGTCGCAATGGTGTCGCCGCCACCAAATCGAGGCCGTCGCACTCCAACGAACCCTCTCCAACACCATCGCGCTGCCACCAAATCGAGGCCATCGCACTCCGACGAACCCTCTCCACCACCATCGCCCCGCCACCACCACTTTCCTCTCTACTGGAGCTTGTTGGGCTTCCTCGTCTCTCGTAGTTCAGCCACCGTCGACGCCGCAATCAGAGGATCTGCCAACACCTCCATCATCGTTCCTCTGTGATGCACCCTCGCCGCTATCGGTGACCAACTTCGCTGCCGTTGATGTTGCCGGCGATTATCCTCTCATTTGTACTGTGCTATACTGGGTGTGAGTCTTGGGGTTTTGGTTATGACTGTGTGTTGCAGGAAAATGGGTATAGGTCTCTGTTTTTGGTGGTGTTGTTTATTGAAGGATGAAGTTTGAGTTGGGGGGAAGAATGAGATCCTGTTGTGTGTGATCTGTGTTGGTTTTCGTCGTTAGAAACGAAAGATGAGGAAGGAGCATGTGGTTGTATGCACCTAGTCTAGGAGAATAAGGTTGGGGACAGGGAGCCAAGAGGATTCTTGAAGGTGAAGGTTTGATGTTGTGGAATGGAGAAGGAGAGTGAGGAAGAAAAATGGTGGGTTCCAGAGATGCGCGAAAATGGTAAAAAATGAGCAAAGTGATGGTGTGTGTGTCATGTGCGtgattatattttcatttattaatatatttagcaattaaaaatgttataatccATTTACAGAGTTCCAACCGTGCCACGTGGAAGCTCACATGTTAAAACTGGcgtattaaaaaaagttaacgtcCGTTAAGTGCATCTGACGGAAAGACTCTGATTGAATCAAATTGAGCAAATTAGGAACCCAATTGATCACTTCCAAAATtgaaggacctaattgaaacaaacccccaaatatagggacctccgaacctattaaacctatattttataATCCTCTGCACTTCAACCATTAAGATCTCtacttttattcacaaaacgaGACACCGCGAATATACTTCTAACCCCaccttttaataaaataattcccaATCCAAAAGGCCTAAAAATTCCTATCCTGCCAAGAAATTTCTCGTGCACCTCTCTCCTCCTTATGAGTGTAAACCACAAGGACATTATTTCACTTCCTCTTACGTAAAATCACGTAAACATTCAAATCCCGATGTATTAACAACCACTCTTTaccaactttttgacaataacACATGGTAATACATGTTTGCttcgtttaaaattaatttttattgtaaaaggATGACATGAAAAAGTGTATAGGGTTCATGttgatttcaaaattgtttttcgTTGTTCTTCATCTCTCTCCGTTCTTTCAGTCTcgattttttctttctctccgTTTTGTGGTAGCTCATTGTCTCTTCAACCTTTGCTCAAACTCTTTATTTGCGTTGGACGAACCACAAGCTCTCATTTGTGCTAAAGTtttcacatttttaatttcaatccGGTGACGAAATTGTACGCAATGAAATCCTCTGGTGACATTGGTGGTTCGAGAAGGGTAAAcgaatttttctcttttgttataTGTGTTTTCGGTTTGGATTTTCGTGTTTGTTGTTGTCTTTTCGTTCTATGGccttgtatttgttgtttaaattttttttgttatcgtTTATgggtttttcccttttcttattttgttttgtttgatggagttgtgtgttcgtcattctTTCAAAACGAAGTATGTTTGTACTTTGAATGAAAGATTGACTGAGGAGCACAGGTCACTTATTGAGAAGACGCCATTTCAAtggtttttaaatttgaatgatAATATTAGGTTTGGTAGGaacattttgaataatttattggTTAGATGGGTTGATTCCAATGGTGGGTTTTTATTTAGAGATAGAGTTTTCAAATTCAACGAAAACGATTTTTGTTTAGGATTAGGGTTGAGTTTAGTTGGagaaaatattcaattaaaggAGAAAATAGAAGGTAGTAAGTGTGGGAAATACTTTGGTGAGGTAAAACAtgatttgaaaatgatataCGATTTTTTGTTGGAAGAACATGAAAACTTCCCTTTAACACATTTGTGTAACTTGTACATTTTGGTAGGGATATCTGAAGTTTTGTTTCCTAAACGTAGCGAAAAAGTGTttccaattttgtttaaaattgttgaCAATTGAGGTCTTTTGGGTAATTATTGTTGGGGTAGTATAGATTATCATTTTTTGTTACGTAGTTTATGAAAAACTTCTATTGCTTTGAAGAATGGAAAAGGTACAAGCAACATGTATGTTGATGAATGTGTTTACATGTGATAAGTGAAAAAAAGTAGTAAATTTTCATATGGAATTTTGGcacttttgttttgaattgggTACATTTGTATCAATTTTCCCCAATTTGAGAAAGATGAAAAGTAATCACATGTTTCTGAGTTGttgattaaaatgaaatcatttgatccttattttgtatatatttcagGTAAATTAAGAAAGAAGAGTAAACCCTGCAACATTTTTCCCAAGCTAGAATGATCTCGCTTAAGCTAGATTCATCTAAGAAGCCATtgatttataagttattttcgGTTAAGCGAGAATGACTATCTTCTCCAAGAAGTTTCTTCTCGCTTAAGCGAGAATAAtttagcttaagcgagaatTTGggcagtatatatatatatatatatatatatatatatatatatatatatatatatatatatatatatatatatatattcatgagTCAGAAAGAAGGGAGACAGAGAGTTGTGGAGAAAAGAAGACACAGAGCTATCCAAAGAGGTTTTCGTCCACTTTAGCTGTAGGATCTGCTTCTTCATCTCTTAGAATGTCAATGGCCACCACGAGTAGTTGATCTCTTCTCTTGGGATTGAATGTAATCAATTCAAACTCGGATGTAATCTggtgatatttatatatatcatttttgtttttattcaatattggTATTTTTGTTCTGCTCTTAGTGCTTGATTCTATCTCATCAATAGTTTCATGAATGTGGGTTTTAGATTTAACTAGAAAGTATCTCTAAACTCTGATCTGAACAAGAATATTTGATATCTTGTGATGCTAGGGATAGATTTCAATttatcaattgcttttaacacTTGAACATAATGTTGGACAATTTGTTGGATATCTGAGGAATCGATATTCAAGGAACTGatcttatgaattttatatgcGACGAATCGATATAAATGACTTTTGTGTGTTACATCAATATTGGTAATTTCAATTGCTATATGTTTATATTCATCCAGATTGTAGACGAGTGAGATAGATGAATTCAATCCCAACTTCTCATATTAAATTTTCCTTAACTTATCTGTTgttactattttacttttaagcaacttaatataaattacaaaaatccATTATGAATCAGACTGAATACCTTTGTACATATGCTGGTTGAGATAAACTTATCTAATTAATTGAAATCGTTCATCGTGGGATCG comes from the Vigna radiata var. radiata cultivar VC1973A chromosome 2, Vradiata_ver6, whole genome shotgun sequence genome and includes:
- the LOC106780141 gene encoding transcription factor MYB13-like, translated to MMVRTPSSDKNGLKRGTWTPEEDKKLVDYITRYGHWNWRLLPQFAGLARCGKSCRLRWLNYLRPNLKRGNYTEEEEETIIKLHRHLGNRWSAIAAQIPGRTDNEIKNYWNTNLKKRFEQDRATESQVSNSCERSSTTTTTEASANTFSQHSSSSATSAEFNTVTINENLDLQDEFSFWDADTDLVSANFWLEPYIHDISYAATEPEFFTFDAQLWSHDN